A single Spiroplasma floricola 23-6 DNA region contains:
- a CDS encoding sulfite exporter TauE/SafE family protein, whose amino-acid sequence MRQEEALGFVQENELYLNKNTDTLYKYSEIKNNINYFYKCELKYLRERYIKKVISKEEYLSIKAKLKEVVKNYNDKINIILDYTYSLSLDAFNKGNELKDKIDYVQLKKQYEDEIDEIKKEIILDSERKQKIKLVKNNYATYKKNISSKVIKLIGIIMVPLFLLSALLLNYLYYFEKANNGKEFDFKDSNHLVAFITVIIGCLLILGFLAFMSIFTIKRLFLDKQENLFVVSTIGGVGSFTDTIGVGSFAVTVALLNATDSVKDIKKLPGTLNMGLAIPNLFAGTLFVSAIEVELATLISLIIAAMFGAFVGAKLVNKVNKAFVAIFVSICLAIAGLLMMLAQLKVIGNVEGSKDLPNGLEGWKIYVGAISFFVIGGLQSFGVGLYAPALAIISLLGMNIAAAFPIMTCAAGFSIPTTAWTFHKNNDYCPKVSYGLMLGGVIGTIVAFCTVFVGIQGGAGLEMSTFTWYLKWFAIAVMYYASTMLMLKFIKLIKEKDKEKVVEKTYENFFEQQDSMKKIEYELKEISMIKDINLDNLKKTLESKKIKLHKWN is encoded by the coding sequence TTGAGACAAGAAGAAGCCTTAGGGTTTGTTCAAGAAAATGAATTATATTTAAATAAGAATACTGATACTTTGTATAAATACAGTGAAATCAAAAACAATATTAATTATTTCTACAAGTGTGAATTAAAATATTTAAGAGAAAGATATATTAAAAAAGTAATTTCAAAAGAAGAGTATCTATCAATTAAAGCCAAATTAAAAGAAGTAGTTAAAAACTACAATGATAAAATTAATATAATTTTAGATTATACTTATTCATTATCTCTTGATGCTTTTAATAAAGGAAATGAGTTAAAAGATAAAATAGATTATGTACAGCTAAAAAAACAATATGAAGATGAAATTGATGAGATTAAAAAAGAAATAATATTGGATTCTGAAAGAAAGCAAAAAATTAAATTAGTTAAAAATAATTATGCTACTTATAAAAAAAATATTTCTTCCAAAGTAATTAAATTAATAGGAATAATTATGGTACCTTTATTTCTTTTATCTGCTTTATTGTTAAATTATTTATATTATTTTGAAAAAGCAAATAATGGTAAAGAGTTTGACTTTAAAGATTCAAATCATTTAGTGGCTTTTATAACAGTAATAATAGGTTGTCTTTTAATATTAGGTTTTCTTGCATTTATGTCGATATTTACGATCAAAAGATTATTTTTAGATAAACAAGAAAATTTATTTGTAGTTTCAACAATTGGAGGTGTTGGAAGTTTTACAGATACTATTGGTGTTGGAAGTTTTGCAGTAACAGTTGCTCTTTTAAATGCAACTGATTCTGTAAAAGATATTAAAAAACTTCCAGGTACTTTAAATATGGGTCTTGCAATTCCAAATCTATTTGCAGGAACTTTATTTGTAAGTGCAATTGAAGTTGAACTAGCAACTTTAATATCTTTAATAATTGCTGCAATGTTTGGAGCATTTGTAGGAGCAAAACTTGTTAATAAAGTTAATAAAGCTTTTGTTGCAATTTTCGTGTCAATATGTCTTGCCATTGCAGGATTATTGATGATGTTAGCTCAACTTAAAGTTATTGGAAATGTTGAAGGTTCAAAAGATTTACCAAATGGGTTGGAAGGTTGAAAAATTTATGTAGGAGCTATTAGTTTCTTTGTAATTGGGGGACTTCAAAGTTTTGGTGTAGGTCTTTATGCTCCAGCTTTAGCAATAATTTCTTTATTAGGAATGAATATTGCAGCTGCTTTTCCAATTATGACTTGTGCTGCTGGTTTTTCAATTCCAACAACTGCATGAACTTTCCACAAAAATAATGATTATTGTCCAAAAGTAAGTTATGGATTAATGTTAGGGGGAGTTATTGGTACAATTGTAGCATTTTGTACAGTATTTGTAGGTATTCAGGGAGGTGCTGGTCTTGAAATGTCAACATTTACTTGATACTTAAAATGATTTGCAATAGCTGTTATGTATTATGCTTCAACAATGTTAATGCTAAAATTCATTAAATTAATTAAGGAAAAAGATAAAGAAAAAGTAGTTGAAAAAACATATGAAAATTTCTTTGAACAACAAGACTCCATGAAAAAAATTGAATATGAATTAAAAGAAATTTCTATGATTAAAGATATTAACTTAGATAATCTGAAAAAAACTTTAGAATCTAAAAAAATAAAACTTCATAAATGAAATTAA
- a CDS encoding Pr6Pr family membrane protein, whose translation MKSFNFQLTYKYFFGLLSFFTIFSYYIWNIATGNEINSTYSGNYEVYTIDYFTTFTLLSNVFVQAWFLYAAINHKNEGKTKLLSYTTANSLVTMITITLIVYNGILIPVDGFPTHPFSIFVTLIDHAIVPIAFILYVNLFMRNKEQVNLKEFFFKKFWIQFMMVLTYCIFAMIRGELRYNSSSDLYFKEGVRNLLYPYFFLDVHHVGPGGIPGYGWFFIAFFAIAGLLVAFSFLYNFINNKVITKDFYQKINK comes from the coding sequence ATGAAATCTTTCAATTTTCAATTGACATATAAGTACTTTTTTGGACTATTATCATTTTTTACTATTTTTTCTTACTATATTTGAAATATAGCAACAGGAAATGAAATTAATAGTACATATAGTGGAAATTATGAAGTATACACAATAGATTATTTTACAACTTTTACTTTATTATCAAATGTTTTTGTTCAAGCTTGATTTTTATATGCAGCAATTAATCACAAAAATGAAGGAAAAACTAAATTATTAAGTTATACAACTGCAAATTCACTTGTAACTATGATTACTATTACTTTGATCGTTTATAATGGTATTTTAATTCCAGTTGATGGTTTTCCAACTCATCCATTTTCAATTTTTGTTACTTTAATTGATCATGCAATAGTTCCAATTGCATTTATTCTTTATGTAAATTTATTTATGAGAAATAAAGAACAAGTTAATTTAAAAGAATTTTTCTTTAAAAAATTCTGAATCCAATTTATGATGGTTTTAACTTATTGCATCTTTGCCATGATTAGAGGAGAGTTAAGATATAACAGTTCTTCTGACTTATATTTTAAAGAGGGTGTAAGAAATCTACTTTATCCTTATTTCTTCTTAGATGTTCATCACGTTGGGCCAGGAGGTATTCCTGGATATGGATGATTCTTTATTGCATTTTTTGCAATAGCAGGATTACTTGTAGCATTTAGTTTTTTATATAACTTCATAAATAATAAAGTTATTACTAAGGATTTTTATCAAAAAATAAATAAATAA
- a CDS encoding glycosyl hydrolase family 18 protein, with product MKKLLSFISTVSLIVSTSNSVISCGVLDGNNNKKISLSSVILNSNLDKIANNSASTILATVKLKNSQFETEHVQLTNITKTTATIVSKNDGYYIGNVTVTFTIKEENIEQIDKVLVGYYYDWGGTGQVKPSFQELANTRYNVIDVSFLYSSSAYQMPIYQPINAYEVKEGIKLLHSKGKKVLISMGGATGSEMRFRTDQKDQLKNTILSVVNDYGFDGLDIDWEGGCLSDRISQKVTIDALKEIKDANFDFIITMAPEMPYLKNNTEDGSKGSYIPFLKGLDKYYNWINPQFYNGWAFGTYVEQEEAKKFNLPYLSNISNDDLEHRAEFYYMMTKYMTTTYSSNNDFYLINPERFVLGASTNELAGRGAATEEAIKKSYQWLSEDGIYTKGLMTWAVNYDVYEGTLIINGQVVNWKKWSYESWFNETHGKENKSK from the coding sequence ATGAAAAAATTATTAAGTTTTATATCTACAGTATCACTAATAGTTTCAACTTCAAATAGTGTTATTTCTTGTGGTGTTTTGGATGGTAATAACAATAAAAAAATAAGTTTATCATCTGTTATTTTAAACTCAAATTTAGATAAAATTGCAAATAATTCTGCAAGTACAATTTTAGCTACAGTTAAATTAAAAAACTCTCAATTTGAAACAGAACATGTTCAATTAACTAATATAACAAAAACAACTGCAACTATTGTAAGCAAAAATGATGGTTATTATATTGGAAATGTCACTGTTACTTTTACTATTAAAGAAGAAAATATAGAGCAAATAGATAAAGTATTAGTTGGTTACTATTATGATTGAGGAGGAACTGGCCAAGTAAAACCAAGTTTTCAAGAACTTGCAAATACAAGATATAACGTAATTGATGTTTCTTTCTTATATTCAAGTTCAGCATATCAAATGCCTATTTATCAACCCATAAATGCATATGAAGTAAAAGAGGGAATCAAATTATTACACTCAAAAGGCAAAAAAGTTCTTATTTCAATGGGTGGAGCTACAGGAAGCGAAATGAGATTTAGAACTGATCAAAAAGATCAATTAAAAAATACTATTCTTTCAGTTGTAAATGATTATGGATTTGATGGACTGGATATTGACTGAGAAGGTGGATGTTTATCTGATAGAATAAGTCAAAAAGTAACAATTGATGCACTAAAGGAAATTAAAGATGCTAATTTTGACTTTATTATAACTATGGCTCCAGAAATGCCATATTTAAAAAATAATACAGAAGATGGTTCAAAAGGAAGTTATATTCCATTTTTAAAAGGATTAGATAAATATTATAATTGAATTAATCCTCAATTTTATAATGGCTGAGCTTTTGGGACTTATGTTGAACAAGAAGAAGCTAAAAAATTTAATTTACCTTATTTAAGCAATATTTCAAATGATGATTTAGAACATAGAGCAGAATTTTACTATATGATGACAAAGTATATGACAACAACTTATAGTTCAAATAATGATTTTTATCTAATAAATCCTGAAAGATTTGTTTTAGGAGCTTCTACAAATGAATTGGCTGGTAGAGGCGCTGCAACTGAAGAAGCTATTAAAAAATCATATCAATGATTGAGTGAAGATGGAATATATACAAAAGGTCTTATGACCTGAGCTGTAAATTATGATGTTTATGAAGGTACTTTAATAATAAATGGCCAAGTAGTTAATTGAAAAAAATGAAGTTATGAATCATGATTTAATGAAACTCATGGAAAAGAAAATAAAAGTAAATAA
- a CDS encoding glycoside hydrolase family 1 protein translates to MIKFDKNFEFGVSLSGPQTEGNKNKTHENTMDYWFKSSPQDFFNQQGPALTCEFYDTYKEKLKWLDQIGLETYRTSIQWSRLIDNFEQCTVNDDAYEFYLNYFKEIKKRKIKLIVNLHHFDIPYEIFKKGGWENKKTIELYLNYAKKCFELFGEIVDEWATFNEPSANVECQYLYGFHFPKVQDFKRSIQVYFNLIVAHSKVVNYFKTIYPNKKITIIISVNPAYPKSQDKADLKAAEFRNMIFVYGQLNLILKGIWTKELQDFLKQYDLTPQYFLEELEEIKKAKIDYIALNYYQPSRVKTKESKNQEEKIMPWSFYDYYEWPERRINPYRGWEIYPDGLYDLAMLIKNEYDNFPWMISENGMGVENEEKFKVDWIINDNYRIEFIEEHLQFLKKAIDEGSNCFGYSLWTFIDCWSWTNAFKNRYGIVEYNLETKTTAIKKSGIYLSELIKLKFK, encoded by the coding sequence ATGATTAAATTTGATAAAAATTTTGAGTTTGGAGTTTCTCTTTCAGGTCCTCAAACAGAAGGTAATAAAAATAAAACTCATGAAAATACAATGGATTATTGATTTAAAAGTAGTCCACAAGATTTTTTTAATCAACAAGGACCTGCTTTGACTTGTGAATTTTATGATACTTATAAAGAAAAGTTAAAATGATTAGATCAAATAGGTTTAGAAACTTACAGAACTTCTATTCAATGATCAAGATTGATAGATAACTTTGAACAGTGTACAGTAAATGATGATGCTTATGAGTTTTATTTAAATTATTTTAAAGAAATTAAAAAAAGAAAAATTAAGTTAATTGTAAATCTTCACCATTTTGATATACCTTATGAAATTTTTAAAAAAGGAGGATGAGAAAATAAAAAAACAATTGAACTTTATTTAAATTATGCTAAAAAGTGTTTTGAATTGTTTGGAGAAATTGTTGATGAATGAGCAACATTTAACGAACCTTCTGCAAATGTTGAATGTCAATATTTATATGGATTTCATTTTCCAAAAGTACAAGATTTTAAAAGATCTATTCAAGTTTATTTTAATTTAATAGTTGCTCACTCTAAAGTTGTTAATTACTTTAAAACAATTTATCCAAATAAAAAAATTACAATAATTATAAGTGTCAATCCTGCATATCCAAAATCACAAGATAAAGCAGATTTAAAAGCAGCTGAATTTAGAAATATGATATTTGTTTATGGTCAGTTAAATTTAATTTTAAAAGGTATATGAACTAAAGAATTGCAAGATTTTTTAAAACAATATGATTTAACTCCTCAATATTTCTTAGAAGAATTGGAAGAAATAAAAAAGGCAAAGATTGACTATATTGCTTTGAATTACTATCAACCTTCAAGAGTTAAAACTAAAGAAAGTAAAAATCAAGAAGAAAAAATTATGCCTTGATCATTTTATGATTATTATGAATGACCAGAGAGAAGAATCAATCCATATCGAGGATGAGAAATATATCCTGATGGACTTTATGATTTGGCTATGCTAATTAAAAATGAATATGACAATTTTCCTTGAATGATAAGTGAAAATGGTATGGGTGTAGAAAATGAAGAAAAATTTAAAGTTGATTGAATTATAAATGATAATTATAGAATTGAATTTATTGAAGAACATTTGCAATTTTTAAAAAAAGCAATTGATGAAGGTTCAAATTGCTTTGGCTATTCATTGTGAACTTTTATAGATTGTTGAAGTTGAACAAATGCTTTTAAAAATAGATATGGTATTGTCGAATATAATTTAGAAACAAAAACCACAGCTATTAAAAAATCTGGAATATATCTCTCTGAACTTATTAAACTGAAATTTAAATAA
- a CDS encoding THUMP domain-containing protein — MVIKELLENVKAGKTEFPVEIKKQSKLDEICSILQNIFGIYSLSIVEIVEKNEEIILNKTLEICKNHLGTFKVEVERKDKGFAISSQELNSENLFS, encoded by the coding sequence ATGGTTATAAAAGAACTATTAGAAAATGTTAAAGCTGGAAAGACAGAATTTCCAGTAGAAATAAAAAAACAATCAAAATTAGATGAAATATGTAGTATACTGCAAAATATCTTTGGAATATACTCTTTGTCAATAGTTGAAATTGTTGAAAAAAATGAAGAAATTATTTTAAACAAAACTTTGGAAATATGTAAAAATCATTTAGGCACTTTTAAAGTTGAAGTTGAAAGAAAAGATAAAGGCTTTGCAATAAGTTCTCAGGAGCTAAATAGTGAAAATTTATTTTCTTAA
- a CDS encoding M3 family metallopeptidase, whose amino-acid sequence MKRKEAESKYKWNLIDLYKTDEEFFKDLDLYIKKNKELLKYKTSLNTKTGFLGLLRDSIVIESYISKINHFLKLLYVEQKNERLINLESIYSKKMQQFDGKFSWINEEIKNVGEKQILEWLQTDEKLKYYSKSYKDFFKHIKYLLPQRERELISKVSNSSSIIYEMYEIMKFKDNEEKVLDYKDKKYIVNQKLLSDLFSHSDPIKDQELRALCSLKYNENNNIKKHSFAKVFESIIKEEIESAQIIGMKSFKENFFDDDDFSFQDFLNLLSFTSKNSKVFYSYYQIIKDYLKLEKFYGTDSNLELVKVEKRSYSVEDAKNIIRNSLKVLGEEYISNLEYCWSDNKIDYFEDKNKSTGAFTVNSYTYDSLIAMNFTNDIDSISTLAHEIGHAVHNLFAKQNQPRPLNGFSNMIAEVASTFNEHLLFDYLLKNEKNENKKLKLIQNRIEFIFNNFFSAIADAEFEFQCYQESEKGTVLTLDKISEIVKESNRKILGKSIFDKFNPESYKFSWISISHLFEQPFYIYKYAVSIAVSFKLYSEFKKTNNSEQIINFLKEGGNLEITKLFLKYGFDCKDENSYKDIINEANSLVKDFEKLLLKKQLN is encoded by the coding sequence ATGAAAAGAAAAGAAGCTGAAAGTAAATACAAGTGAAATCTAATTGATCTTTATAAAACAGATGAAGAATTTTTTAAAGACCTTGACTTATACATTAAAAAAAATAAAGAATTGTTAAAATATAAAACCAGTTTGAATACAAAAACTGGTTTTCTTGGTTTATTAAGAGATTCAATAGTAATTGAAAGTTATATTTCAAAGATAAATCATTTTTTAAAACTTTTATATGTGGAGCAAAAAAATGAAAGATTAATTAATCTTGAATCAATTTATAGTAAAAAAATGCAACAATTTGATGGTAAATTTTCATGAATAAATGAGGAAATTAAAAATGTTGGAGAAAAACAAATATTGGAATGATTGCAAACTGATGAAAAGTTAAAATATTATTCAAAAAGTTATAAAGATTTTTTTAAACATATAAAGTATTTGCTTCCTCAAAGAGAAAGAGAATTAATTTCAAAAGTATCTAATTCAAGTTCTATAATTTATGAAATGTATGAAATAATGAAATTTAAAGATAATGAAGAAAAAGTATTAGACTACAAAGATAAAAAATATATTGTGAATCAAAAACTGCTTTCAGATTTATTTTCTCACTCAGATCCAATAAAAGATCAAGAACTTAGAGCTTTATGTAGTTTAAAATATAATGAAAATAATAATATTAAAAAACATAGTTTTGCAAAAGTTTTTGAATCTATTATAAAAGAAGAGATTGAATCTGCTCAAATTATTGGCATGAAAAGCTTTAAAGAGAATTTTTTTGATGATGATGATTTCTCTTTTCAAGATTTTCTAAATTTATTAAGTTTTACTTCTAAAAACTCTAAGGTTTTTTATAGTTATTATCAAATTATAAAAGACTATTTAAAATTAGAAAAATTTTATGGTACTGATTCTAATTTAGAACTTGTTAAAGTTGAAAAAAGAAGTTATTCAGTAGAAGATGCAAAAAATATAATTAGAAATTCACTGAAAGTTTTAGGAGAAGAATATATCTCTAATTTGGAATATTGTTGATCAGATAATAAAATTGATTATTTTGAAGATAAAAATAAATCAACTGGAGCTTTTACTGTAAATAGTTATACTTATGATTCACTTATTGCAATGAATTTTACAAATGATATAGATTCTATTTCAACTCTTGCTCACGAAATTGGTCATGCAGTTCATAATTTATTTGCTAAACAAAATCAACCAAGACCTTTAAATGGTTTTTCAAATATGATTGCAGAAGTGGCATCAACATTTAATGAGCATTTATTATTTGATTATTTATTGAAAAATGAAAAAAATGAAAATAAAAAATTAAAGTTAATTCAGAATAGAATAGAATTTATTTTTAATAATTTTTTTTCAGCTATTGCTGATGCAGAATTTGAATTTCAATGTTATCAAGAAAGTGAAAAGGGTACAGTATTAACACTTGATAAAATATCTGAAATTGTAAAGGAATCAAATAGAAAAATTTTGGGCAAATCAATTTTTGATAAATTCAATCCTGAAAGTTATAAATTTAGTTGAATATCTATTTCTCATTTATTTGAACAGCCATTTTATATCTATAAATATGCTGTTTCTATTGCAGTTTCATTTAAATTATATTCAGAATTTAAAAAGACAAATAATTCAGAACAAATAATAAACTTTTTAAAAGAAGGGGGAAATTTAGAAATAACTAAATTGTTTCTAAAGTATGGTTTTGATTGTAAAGATGAAAATTCTTATAAAGATATAATTAATGAAGCTAATAGTTTAGTTAAAGACTTTGAAAAATTATTATTAAAAAAACAACTTAATTAA
- the ilvA gene encoding threonine ammonia-lyase, translating into MEKYNLPKEKIEERYEQIKQHINITPMIYANKLSMISGNQVYVKLENLQKAGSFKIRGALSKMMSISKEELKKGVVAASAGNHSQGVAYASNLLNCPATIVMPETAPLAKINATKNYGVDVILHGNFFDDAQAKASEIVKETKKTLVHAFNDLDVIMGQGTLGIEILEQVKDVDYVLVPVGGGGILSGIATYIKQVNPNCKLIGVESENVPSYFEARKTGKPHTVASKLSIADGIAVKETGDITFNLLNRYVDDVVLVSEQEVAETILFLFENCKVVAEGAGAVTCAAVLFNKLNITNKKVVCLLTGGNIDVTSFINIANRALIAQHRRVILKINAPISKDHLLKITNVFAKRFVQIHRISDSQNDNKLEINREIIKVVCDINTKEELKLIVEDLEEMGYEIMDKKYIEEIIK; encoded by the coding sequence ATGGAAAAATATAATTTACCAAAAGAAAAAATTGAAGAAAGATATGAACAAATTAAACAACATATAAACATAACCCCTATGATATATGCAAATAAATTAAGTATGATTAGTGGTAATCAAGTATATGTAAAATTAGAGAATTTACAAAAAGCAGGTTCTTTTAAAATAAGAGGAGCCCTATCAAAAATGATGTCAATTAGTAAAGAAGAATTAAAAAAAGGAGTTGTAGCTGCAAGTGCAGGGAATCACTCACAAGGAGTTGCTTATGCATCTAACTTGTTAAATTGTCCAGCAACAATTGTTATGCCTGAAACAGCTCCACTTGCAAAAATCAATGCAACAAAAAATTATGGAGTAGATGTAATATTACATGGTAATTTTTTTGATGACGCTCAAGCAAAAGCATCAGAAATTGTAAAAGAAACCAAAAAAACCTTAGTTCACGCATTTAATGATTTAGATGTTATTATGGGACAAGGAACCTTAGGAATTGAAATTTTAGAGCAAGTAAAAGATGTTGATTATGTTCTAGTTCCAGTTGGAGGAGGAGGAATTCTTTCTGGAATAGCAACATATATCAAACAAGTTAATCCAAATTGTAAATTAATTGGAGTAGAGTCTGAAAATGTACCTTCGTATTTTGAAGCAAGAAAAACAGGAAAACCACATACTGTGGCAAGTAAGTTATCCATTGCAGATGGAATTGCAGTAAAAGAAACTGGGGACATTACTTTTAATCTATTAAATAGATATGTAGATGATGTTGTACTAGTTTCTGAACAAGAAGTTGCAGAAACTATTTTATTTTTATTTGAAAATTGTAAAGTTGTAGCAGAAGGTGCAGGAGCAGTTACATGTGCAGCTGTATTATTTAATAAATTAAACATTACAAATAAAAAAGTTGTTTGTCTTTTAACTGGTGGAAATATTGACGTTACATCATTTATTAACATAGCAAATAGAGCTTTAATTGCTCAACACAGAAGAGTAATTTTAAAAATAAATGCTCCTATTTCAAAAGATCATTTATTAAAAATTACAAATGTATTTGCAAAAAGATTTGTGCAAATACATAGAATAAGTGACTCACAAAATGACAATAAATTAGAAATTAACAGAGAAATTATTAAAGTTGTTTGTGATATTAATACAAAAGAAGAATTAAAACTAATAGTTGAGGATTTAGAAGAAATGGGATATGAAATAATGGACAAAAAATATATTGAGGAGATAATTAAATAA
- a CDS encoding GMP reductase: MYAFDYEDIQLIPSMCVVNSRSECNTETKLGKYTFKMPVMPANMASVINEEICEMLAKEGHFYVMHRFNVDSFLFTKKMKEKKLISSISVGVKKEDYKLIEKLAKENVIPDYITIDIAHGHSLSVRNMIEHIRKHLENKTFIIAGNVGTPHAVRDLEFWGADATKVGVGPGRVCITKLKTGFGTGGWQLGAIKWCSKAAHKPIIADGGLRVNGDIAKSIRFGATMCMIGSLFAAHEESPGNNVTIDGELFKEYYGSASEYNKGEKRYVEGKKELIKVRGKLMETYKEMQEDLQSSISYSGGRTLKDIKKVDYVILKTSNF; this comes from the coding sequence ATGTACGCTTTTGACTATGAAGATATACAACTTATACCAAGTATGTGTGTAGTAAATTCAAGAAGTGAATGTAACACAGAAACAAAACTTGGAAAATATACATTTAAAATGCCAGTTATGCCAGCAAACATGGCTTCAGTTATTAATGAAGAAATATGTGAAATGCTTGCAAAAGAAGGACATTTTTATGTAATGCATAGATTTAATGTTGATTCATTTTTATTTACAAAAAAAATGAAAGAAAAAAAATTGATTTCATCAATTAGTGTAGGAGTTAAAAAAGAAGACTATAAACTTATTGAAAAACTTGCAAAAGAAAATGTAATTCCTGACTATATAACAATTGATATAGCTCACGGACATTCACTAAGCGTTAGAAATATGATTGAACATATTAGAAAACACTTAGAAAATAAAACATTTATAATAGCAGGAAATGTTGGAACACCCCATGCAGTAAGAGATTTAGAATTCTGAGGTGCTGATGCAACTAAAGTTGGAGTTGGACCTGGAAGAGTATGTATTACTAAATTAAAAACTGGTTTTGGAACTGGTGGATGACAATTGGGTGCTATTAAATGATGTAGCAAAGCAGCTCATAAACCAATTATTGCTGATGGAGGTTTAAGAGTTAACGGTGACATTGCAAAATCAATAAGATTTGGAGCAACTATGTGCATGATTGGTAGTTTATTTGCAGCTCATGAAGAATCACCAGGAAATAATGTTACAATTGATGGAGAATTATTTAAAGAATATTATGGAAGCGCAAGTGAATATAATAAAGGTGAAAAAAGATATGTTGAAGGAAAAAAAGAATTAATTAAAGTTAGAGGTAAATTAATGGAAACCTACAAAGAAATGCAAGAAGATTTACAATCATCTATTTCATATTCTGGAGGAAGAACATTAAAAGATATTAAAAAAGTAGATTATGTTATATTAAAAACAAGTAATTTCTAA
- a CDS encoding ROK family protein yields MNEIRVGVDIGGTHIKYAFIKENEIIYKNKLDTPKKDIIEFIFEQINISLEKENINYDDVLSISLTIPGIIFKTGNATSVNLGWDNYPALQEAKEIFKNKKIAILNDAKAAVYGEYVHGLKMKKPNVLMYTIGTGIGSGTIINKQLYLGNNTGMVGEVHGGSFQNKKDCKCGQGGCVEAVSGAQNIERILNERKNELRLKDSELLKKEKVSIKDLKNEILSDNQQIYDIFYENLLPLTDHMATMIHMFDFDVIVIGGGVSKLGDYILKIIEKQIKSKILKPYWEALDLRLAKLQNDAGIIGVVEYLKNNLEG; encoded by the coding sequence ATGAATGAGATAAGAGTAGGAGTAGATATTGGAGGCACCCATATCAAATATGCATTTATAAAAGAAAATGAAATTATTTATAAAAATAAATTAGATACACCTAAAAAAGATATTATTGAGTTTATCTTTGAGCAAATTAATATTAGTTTAGAAAAAGAAAACATAAATTATGATGATGTTTTATCAATTTCTTTAACCATACCTGGAATAATTTTTAAAACCGGAAATGCAACATCTGTCAATTTAGGATGAGATAATTATCCTGCATTACAAGAAGCTAAAGAAATATTTAAAAATAAAAAAATAGCAATTTTAAATGATGCTAAAGCAGCAGTTTATGGAGAATACGTACATGGTTTAAAAATGAAAAAACCAAATGTTTTAATGTACACAATTGGTACTGGAATTGGTTCAGGAACAATTATAAATAAACAACTATATTTAGGCAATAATACTGGAATGGTTGGGGAAGTTCATGGGGGAAGTTTTCAAAATAAAAAAGATTGTAAATGTGGTCAGGGAGGATGTGTTGAAGCAGTATCTGGAGCTCAAAACATTGAAAGAATTTTAAATGAAAGAAAAAATGAATTAAGATTAAAAGATAGTGAATTGTTAAAAAAAGAAAAAGTCTCAATAAAAGATCTAAAAAATGAAATATTGAGTGACAATCAACAAATTTATGATATTTTTTATGAAAATCTTTTGCCATTGACTGATCATATGGCAACTATGATACATATGTTTGATTTTGATGTAATAGTAATTGGTGGGGGAGTTTCAAAACTGGGAGACTATATTTTAAAAATAATAGAAAAACAAATTAAAAGTAAAATCTTAAAACCTTATTGAGAAGCATTAGATTTAAGACTTGCAAAACTTCAAAATGATGCAGGAATAATTGGTGTAGTTGAATATTTAAAAAATAATTTAGAAGGTTAA
- a CDS encoding RidA family protein translates to MKYIKTDKAPKAIGPYSQAVLLDNGTLFVSGQLGLDPQTMELKQNINEQTIQSLKNIENILNEAGYKKNNIAKVTILLKDINDFNTVNEIYNSFFEQHKPARSTFAVKELPKNGLVEIEAIAFK, encoded by the coding sequence ATGAAATATATAAAAACTGATAAAGCTCCAAAAGCAATTGGTCCTTATTCTCAAGCTGTTCTTCTAGACAATGGAACATTATTTGTTTCAGGACAATTAGGATTAGATCCACAAACTATGGAATTAAAACAAAATATTAATGAACAAACTATACAATCACTTAAAAATATAGAAAATATTTTAAATGAAGCAGGATATAAAAAAAATAATATAGCAAAAGTTACTATTTTATTAAAAGATATTAATGATTTTAATACTGTTAATGAAATTTATAATTCATTTTTTGAGCAGCATAAACCAGCAAGAAGTACTTTTGCGGTTAAAGAACTACCAAAAAATGGTTTAGTTGAAATAGAAGCAATAGCTTTTAAATAA